DNA sequence from the Longimicrobiales bacterium genome:
CTGATCGAGGCGCTCGCGATGATCGAGGCGGACGACGTCGTCGAGATCGAGCAGGACGAGGCGCGGGCCACGTTTGCGCCGCGCATCACGCGCGAGCACGCGCACGTCGACTGGTCGGGCGCCGCCGATGAGGTGGCGCGGCGGATCCGGGCGATGGACGAGGTACCGGGCGCCTGGACCATGCACCGTGAGAAGGAGCTGAAGCTGTTCCGCCCGCTCGTCGATTCCAGGGCCGGCTCCGCGGCGCCGGGGACGGTGATCCACGTGTCGCCGGAGGATCCCTCCAGCGGGATGCTGGTCGCGTGCGGCAGCGGCGCGGTGCACGTGCGCGAGGTGAAGCCGGCCGGCAAGCGTCGCATGACGGCGGCGGAGTGGCTGCGCGGCCGCGCGGCCGAAGTCGGTGATGTGCTGACGTGACTCCATTGCCGCGGCTGCACGTCACGACCGACGACGCCGTCCTGGCGGACGACGCGTTCGTGCCGCGTGCGCTCGCGGCGGTCGAGGCCGGCGCAGACGCGATCGCGCTGCACCTGCGCGGACGGAGCACGACCGCGGCGCGCGTGTACGAGGTGGCCGCCGCACTCCGGCCGACGTGCACACGGCTGGGCGCACGGCTGCTCGTGAACGACCGCGTCGACGTCGCGCTCGCATGTGAGGCCGACGGTGTACAGCTCGGGGTGCGCTCGTTGCCGGTTGCGAATGCCCGCACACTGATGGGGCCGCACCGGCTGGTCGGCTTTTCAGCACACGCCGCGCACGAGGCTGGCGGTGCAGTGAGCGCGGGCGCCGACTTCGTCGTGCTCGGCAGTGTGTGGGAAACGGCGTCCCATCCGGACGCCGAGCCCGCAGGGCTGGACACGCTGCGTGCGACGGTCGACCATGCAGGAGCGCCGGTCATCGCGATCGGCGGTGTCACACCCGACCGCGTTGCGGACGCGGCGGGCGCAGGTGCGCACGGCGTCGCGGTACTCAGCGGCGCCTGGCGCCGGGGGGATGTGGGGGAGGCGGTAGCGACGTACCTCGATGCGATCCGCCGGGCGTACGCCGGCGGGCGCGGGAAGGAGCAGGCATGACAACAACGATTCCGGTCACGATCAACGGCGACGCGCGTGAGATCGCTGCAGGCAGCAGCGTGCGCGCGCTGCTCGACTCGCTCGGGCTGCACCCGCGGCTCGTCGTCGTCGAGCACAACCGTGAGATCCTCGACCGCGAAGCTTTCGATGACATCGAAGTGCAGGCCGGCGACACGCTCGAGCTGGTGCACTTCGTGGGGGGCGGCTGATGAGCACGGAAACGATGAACGTGCAGGTGGCGGCGGACCCGGCACCGCTCGTGATCGCAGGGCGCGAGTTCCGCTCGCGCCTCATCCTCGGCACGGGCAAGTACCGGACGAACGAGGACATGGTGCGCGCGATCGAAGCGTCGGGCACCGAGATGGTTACCGTCGCGGTGCGGCGCGTCGACCTGGATCGCACGAAGGAAGAGGGGATCCTGTACCACCTCGATCCCGAGCGCTGGTTCCTGCTGCCGAACACGGCCGGCTGCTACACCGCCGAGGACGCGATCCGGTACGCGCGGCTGGGCCGGGCGGCGGGCATGAGTGACTGGGTCAAGCTCGAGGTGATCGGCGACCAGCGCACACTGCTGCCCGACGTGCAGGCGACGCTGGAGGCGGCGAAGGTGCTTGTCGCCGAGGGCTTCAAGGTGCTGGCCTACACCAGCGAGGACGTGATCGCCGCGCTGCGCCTCGAGGATCTCGGCTGCGCGGCCGTGATGCCGCTCGCCAGCCCGATCGGCAGCGGACTCGGGCTCGTGAACCCGTACTTCATCCGCGAGATCAAGTCGCGGCTGGCGTGTCCCGTCATCGTCGATGCTGGCGTGGGCACGGCATCGGACGCGACGCTCACGATGGAGCAGGGCGTGGACGGCATCCTGATGAACACGGCCGTCGCCGAGGCGCAGGACCCGGTGCGGATGGCGGTCGCCATGCGCTACGGCGTGGAGGCCGGTCGTCTCGCGTACCTGGCCGGGCGCATGCCGCGGCGGGAGGTCGCCGTGCCGTCGTCGCCGACGACGGGCATGCTCGACTGACCGACACTGCCCGCGCGCGTCACCCCCGCCCGCCGTGCAGCGTACGAGACGCTGCGCGCGACACGTGAGGGGCAGCTTGCCGATCGTGCGTTCAGCGGGGTGCTCGAGCAGGTGCCCGCGCGCGAGCGGCCGTTTGCGCACGAGCTGACGTACGGCACGCTGCGGCTGCGGGGCAGGCTCGATGCGCTGCTCGCGCCGCACGTGCGACGTGGACTGGACCGGGTTCAGCCGGAGCTGCTGGACGTGCTCCGGCTGGGCGCCTACCAGCTCCTCGAGATGGGGTCGGTGCCCGCTTACGCCGCGGTGTCGCAGGCGGTGGAACAGGCGAAGCGGATCGGCGGGCGCGGCGCCGGCAGTTTCGTGAACGGCGTGCTCCAGTCCATGCGGCGGGCGGGCCCGGCTGAGCCCTGGCCATCGCTGGAGGCGGACCCCGTGGCGCACCTCAGCGCGTCGAGCTCCCACCCTCGCTGGCTGGTCGAACGGTGGATCGCGCAGTTCGGTGTGGCGGGCACGGCGGCGCTCGTTGCCGCGAACAACCGGCGGCCGTCGCTGTATGTACGGCCGGTCGGCGTTCCCGTTGAGGCTGCATCGGAGCGGCTCGAGAACGCGGGGATCGCTCACCAGCGTCCCGCGCTCGGCGGTTTCGGACCCGGCGTGGTCGCGCGCGACGTGCTCGAGCTGCTGCCGCCCGTCAGCGTGACCGATGCGCTGGCCGTTCTGCCGGCGATCGTGCAGGATCCGGCCGCATCGCTGGTCACCCGCGCGATCGCTGCAGCGCCGGGAGCGCTGGTCGCCGACCTGTGTGCCGCGCCCGGCGGCAAGACGCTGGGCATCGCCGGCGACGTGCCGGACGCGCGCGTCATCGCGGCGGATGCCACGGCGGAGCGCCTGGTGCGGCTGCGCGAGAACCTCGCGCGGACCGGCCTGACGAACGTGCGCGTCGTTGCGGCCGACGCCCGACGCCCCCCGCTACGGCGGGCGGACGTCGTGCTGGTCGATGCGCCGTGCACGGGGACCGGCACGCTGCGCAGGCATCCGGATGGACGGTGGCGTCTCACACCGGCGGATCTCGATGCGCTCACGAGGCTGCAGCGTGAGATCCTGGACGGTGCGGCGGCCATCGTGCCGCCGGGCGGCGCGCTGCTCTACGCGACGTGCTCGCTGGAGCCGGAGGAAAACGAGGAACAGGTGGACGCGTTTCTTCAACGGCACACCGGCTTCGTGCTGGAGCCGATCGAGGACGTGCACGAGTCGGTGCTCGACGGGCGCGGCCGGCTCGTCGTGCGACCGTGGACACTTGGTGTTGATGGCGCGTTTGCCGCGCGCCTGCGGAGGATGTGATGCTCGGGGATTCGGTACGACGGCGTCAGCGCCGGCCAGACCGTGGTGAAGGCAGAGCGCGCCGGAGCAGCGGGCGCAGCCGTGGCAGCAGTCGTCTCTGGGCGTGGGTGGTCGCCGCGCTGCTGCTGCCGTTCGGTGTCGGCTACGCAGTGGCGGCCCTGGTGCTGTTTCCGCCGACCGAGGAGCAGGTCGCGACCGCGACCGGCGTGGCTGTGCCCGAGCTGATCGGCCGCACCAGCGGCGACGCAGAGCGCGAGCTCGCAGAGCTGGGCCTGGAACTCACGGAAGCAACCGAGCTGCCACACCCGGAGGCGGAGCCCGGTGAGGTCATCGCGCAGGACCCGCTGCCGGGGCAGCACCTGAGGCCGGGCGCGGGCGTCCGTGTCGCGGTCAGCTCGGGGCCCCCGCGCGTGCGCGTCCCCGACGTCGCCGGCTTCCCGCTCGAGCGCGCGCGCGAGCTGCTGCAGCGCCTCGGCCTCGAGGTCGCTTCCGTGGAGCGCCAGTCGGAGACGCCGACCGGCCGCGTCATCGGCATCGCGCCGGAGCCCGGCACCGAGCAGCGGCTGCCCGCGACCGTCACGCTGGTCGTCAGCGTAGGCCAGCCGGTCGTCGACGATCCGACCGTGCCGGACAGTGCGGCGGCGGATCCAACGGCGATCGACCTGCTGGAACCGGTGGACACGACCACCGTGCCGGCTCCGCCGCCACAGGATCCGCCGGAGGGCGACAGCCGCGGCGCTGGCGACGATCCTGCAAACGCCCATTTTGGCGACGGCGTGCTGCCGGCATATGGCGACACGTCGGGAGCGCGGTAGCACCGCTGTCGGTGCGCCGCTATCTTGCGCCCTGAACCAGACTTGAGATCGGACTGCGGGGAATGACGGAACGGACCGAGCGTTGGCTGATCCGGGGCAGTGTGCTCGTGCTGTTCCTCACCCTCCTCTCCCTCGCCTGGGTGAATCGTGCGACGTACGCGCCGCTCGATACCGGCGCGCCTGCGCCGGACTTCTCCTATCCCACGCTCGCGGGCGACACCATTTCCCTGTCCGGACTGCGCGGGCAGGTGGTGCTCCTCAACATCTGGGCGACCTGGTGCCCGCCCTGCGTGCGCGAGATGCCCTCCATGCAGCGCCTGCACGAGCTCCTGGGCGAAGAGGGCCTGCGCATCGTGGCCGTGAGCGTGGACGCACCGGGTGCACTCGGTGATGTCCGCAGCTTCGTGCACGAGTACGGGCTCGAGTTCGAGATTCTGCTGAACCCGGGCGGCGGCATCCAGGACACGTACGCGGTGACGGGGCTGCCCACCACGTTCCTCATCGACCGTGACGGGCGCATCCGTCGCAAGGTGCTGGGCGGCACGGACTGGATGGCGCCGGACAACGTGAAGTCCGTGCACGCGCTCCTGGAGTAGCGCATGAACCCGCGCACCCTCGAGATCATCACGAACAACTGGGCGCTCAAGCTGGCTGCGCTCGCGATCGCGTTCATGCTCTGGGGCGCGGTCAAGGCGGAAGTGCCGGAGCGGCTGCCGCTTGCCGACGTGCCGGTCCGCGTGGTCGCGCGCGACGGCGACTGGGAGCTGGCCGCTCCGCCGGCGCCGAGCACCGTCGAGATCGTGTTCTCCGGACCCACGCGCGAGCTGATGCGCATCGCCGTGAACCGGCCCGAGGTGCTCATTCCTGTCGACAACGTGAGTGACTCCGTCGAGACGCGCGTGCTCAATGCGGGATGGGTGCAGCTCTATGGTGGAATGGACAACACGCGTGTCGAGGACATCCGCCCCGGTTCAGTGACGTTGCGCTGGGACCGCGTGGTCTCCCGCATCGTGCCCGTCAGCGTGCGCGTGATCGGCACGCCCGCGGCCGGCTACCAGCTGAGCGGACCGATTCGCGTGGAGCCGACAGGGGTCCGTGTGAACGGCGGCGCTGCACGCGTCTCCGCGCTGGACACGCTCCGACTCGGTCCGATCGACCTGAGCGGCTGGACGGCAACCGACAGCTTCCCGCTCGGGGTCGATACCACGGATCTCGGCGTCATCGTGTCGCCCATGACCGTCCGTGTCGTCGTGCCGATCGAGCCGCTGCCCGACTCGATCACCGGCGCAGCAGGCATGCGCGCACTGCCGCGCGACAGCGGCAACCCGTGAGCGTACCGCTCATCCTCGGCATCGAAACGTCCTGCGACGAAACGTCCGCCGCCGTGCTGCGCGGCGAGCGTGACGTGCTCGGGCACGTCATCCTCTCGCAGGACGCGCATCGCGTCTACGGCGGCGTCGTACCCGAGATCGCATCGCGGGCGCACCTGCAGGTGATCGACGACGTCGTGGACAACGCATTGCGCGAGGCGGGGATCGCGCTGCACGATCTGGACGCGATCGCAGCGACCGCGGGCCCCGGCTTGATCGGCGCACTGCACGTTGGCCTGGCCTGGGCGAAGGCCGCAGCGTTCGGTCTCGGCGTGCCGCTGGTGCCCGTGCACCACATGGAAGCGCACCTCTTTGCGACGTCCCTCGACGACGCGCGCGCGGGCCCGCCGTTCGTCGCACTGCTCGTTTCCGGCGGCCACACGATGCTGCTGTGGGTGCCGGCATGGGGCGAGTACGAGCTGCTCGGTGAGACGCGCGACGATGCGGCGGGCGAGGCGTTCGACAAGGTCGCGCGCATCCTGGGGCTCGGCTATCCCGGCGGACCCGTCATCCAGCGCGCGGCAGCCGCAGGCGATCCCGCGGCATACGCCTTCCCGCGCCCCATGCTGACAGCGCGCCAGCAGCCTGCCGACGCCGACTACTACGACGTCTCCTTCAGCGGTCTCAAGACGTCCGTGCTGACGCGGGTGCGCGCGCTGGAGGCGGAGGGTCGTCTAGAAACGGAAACTGCGAACGTCGCGGCGTCCTTCCAGGCGGCGGTGGTCGACGTGCTTGCGACCAAGACCATGCGTGCCGTGCAGGAGACCGGCTGCACGCGTGTCGTGCTCGGTGGCGGCGTCGCTGCGAGTCGCGCACTGCGCGACGCACTCGCAGCCGCGCTCGGCGCGGACGGTGAGCTGTACGCGCCATCGCTGCGCCATGCGACCGACAACGCGGCGATGATCGCACGAGCGGGGCTCTTCCACCTGGAGCGCGGCGTACGTGCGCCACTCGACGTCGCCGCGCGCGCCGACCTGCCGTTCCCCGGCCTGCGCCGGCGCGCGGAGGTCCCGTGCTGACCATCATCCACGCGTCCGACGTCCATTTCGGCCCGCCGTACGTGCCTGCGGCGGGCGAGGCGCTGCTCCGGTCGGTGGAGGAGCTCGACCCGGACGTCATCGTGCTCAGTGGCGACTTCACGCAGCGCGCAAAGCGTGAGCAGTACGCGGAGGCGCGCGCGTACATCAACCGCCTGCCGCCGAAGCCGCTGATCGTGACGCCCGGCAACCATGACGTGCCGCTGTACCGCGTCTTCGAGCGGATCTTCGCGCCGTACCGCAACTACCGCGAGTACATCTCGGCGGACCTCGACTCCGTGCTGCGCGTGGATGGCGCGACGTTCGTCTCGCTCAACTCGACGGCGCCGCTGCGCGCGATCACGAACGGCCGCATCCGTTCCTGGCAGCTCGACCTCTGTGCGCAGGCGTTCGAAGGAACACCGGCCCAGGATGCGCGCATCGTGGTCGCGCACCACCACTTTGCACCGGCGCCGGATTACGAGGGCGGGGAAGTGATGCCGAAGGCGCGGCGCGCGCTGGACCGGTTCACCGCGCTCAAGGTCGACCTGATCATGGGCGGGCACCTGCACCGCGCCTACATCGGCAACTCGCTGGACGTGCATGCCGGCATCGACCGCACGCACGGGATCATCATCGCACAGTCCGGCACGACCACGTCACGGCGCGGCCGCGCGCGCGAGCGCGAGCGCAACTCGTTCAACCTGGTCCGTGTCGGCGACGACATCATCCGCATCACGCAGTACATGTTCTTCGACGATGTGGCCGGGTTCGCCCCGGTCAGCCGCCACATCTACCCGCGACCGGGCACGCACTACTTCCGCGACCCCGGCCGGCTCGACGAGGGCAGTGCGCTCGCGCCGCCGGTCGGCCTGCCCGACCAGCCGTCCTGATCATGGGCCGTCCGGCGCTGCGCGTTGTCGCGCTGCTCGCGATGCTCGCGGCCGCGCTCGCCGCACGACCCGTGGACGCACAGGTCGTGAACGACTCCGCTCGCATCGCAGATGTCGAGCTGAGAGGCGTCAACGCATTCGACGAGGATCTGCTGCGCGCGTCGATCGTGACCAGCGAGAGCCGCTGCTCGGTCACCGCGCTTGCGCCGCTCTGCTGGCTCGGGCTCGGCCGCGAAGACCAGTACGTCGACCCGCGCGTGATCGAGGCCGACGCGCTGCGGCTTCGCGTTTTCTACTACGAGCGGGGCTACCGGGAAGCAGTCGTAACGGCCGATACCACGCGCACGGGTGACGGGCTGGTCGTCGAGTTCCGCATCGACGAGGGCCGTCCGGTGCTCGTCGACACCATCACGTTTTCCGGACTGGACGACCCGCCCGACGACGTCGTGAGCGACCTGCCGCTGCGTGCCGGCATGCCGCTCGACCTGGTCGCGGCCGAAGCGACGCGCGACACCCTGACCATGCGCCTGCGCGACCGCGGCTACGCCGCCGCGGACGTGCTGACCAGCTACTTCATCCCCCGCGAGCAGCCGGATCACAGCTCCGTCGAGTTCGAGCTGATCCCGGGCGACCGCTACCGGTTCGGCACCGTGACCGTTGAAGGCAACGTCGCGGTGGACTCGTCCGTGGTCCGGCGGATGCTCGGCTTCCGCACCGGCGACGTGTACAGCCGGCGCGCTCTGCTGGAAAGCCAGCGCAACCTCTTTTCGCTGGACGTGTTCCGGCACGCCGAGATCGTTCCGGACATCCAGCCGTTCGACACGGTCGCGGACGTGACCGTCCGCGTCATCGAGGGCGAC
Encoded proteins:
- a CDS encoding methionyl-tRNA formyltransferase produces the protein TIMRMVEQMDAGPVLLQVEEPIGSEETASDLTARLSEIGAEALIEALAMIEADDVVEIEQDEARATFAPRITREHAHVDWSGAADEVARRIRAMDEVPGAWTMHREKELKLFRPLVDSRAGSAAPGTVIHVSPEDPSSGMLVACGSGAVHVREVKPAGKRRMTAAEWLRGRAAEVGDVLT
- the thiS gene encoding sulfur carrier protein ThiS, with the translated sequence MTTTIPVTINGDAREIAAGSSVRALLDSLGLHPRLVVVEHNREILDREAFDDIEVQAGDTLELVHFVGGG
- a CDS encoding thiazole synthase, which codes for MSTETMNVQVAADPAPLVIAGREFRSRLILGTGKYRTNEDMVRAIEASGTEMVTVAVRRVDLDRTKEEGILYHLDPERWFLLPNTAGCYTAEDAIRYARLGRAAGMSDWVKLEVIGDQRTLLPDVQATLEAAKVLVAEGFKVLAYTSEDVIAALRLEDLGCAAVMPLASPIGSGLGLVNPYFIREIKSRLACPVIVDAGVGTASDATLTMEQGVDGILMNTAVAEAQDPVRMAVAMRYGVEAGRLAYLAGRMPRREVAVPSSPTTGMLD
- a CDS encoding POTRA domain-containing protein; translated protein: MGRPALRVVALLAMLAAALAARPVDAQVVNDSARIADVELRGVNAFDEDLLRASIVTSESRCSVTALAPLCWLGLGREDQYVDPRVIEADALRLRVFYYERGYREAVVTADTTRTGDGLVVEFRIDEGRPVLVDTITFSGLDDPPDDVVSDLPLRAGMPLDLVAAEATRDTLTMRLRDRGYAAADVLTSYFIPREQPDHSSVEFELIPGDRYRFGTVTVEGNVAVDSSVVRRMLGFRTGDVYSRRALLESQRNLFSLDVFRHAEIVPDIQPFDTVADVTVRVIEGDLHRVRVGFGLSTADYLNAEARWASLNFLGRARRLELRGRVSNLLTAPLDLVPFFEEIDGVYRQVAGAVNADFRQPWFFSARNTFGAGL
- a CDS encoding metallophosphoesterase family protein; translation: MLTIIHASDVHFGPPYVPAAGEALLRSVEELDPDVIVLSGDFTQRAKREQYAEARAYINRLPPKPLIVTPGNHDVPLYRVFERIFAPYRNYREYISADLDSVLRVDGATFVSLNSTAPLRAITNGRIRSWQLDLCAQAFEGTPAQDARIVVAHHHFAPAPDYEGGEVMPKARRALDRFTALKVDLIMGGHLHRAYIGNSLDVHAGIDRTHGIIIAQSGTTTSRRGRARERERNSFNLVRVGDDIIRITQYMFFDDVAGFAPVSRHIYPRPGTHYFRDPGRLDEGSALAPPVGLPDQPS
- a CDS encoding YbbR-like domain-containing protein; amino-acid sequence: MNPRTLEIITNNWALKLAALAIAFMLWGAVKAEVPERLPLADVPVRVVARDGDWELAAPPAPSTVEIVFSGPTRELMRIAVNRPEVLIPVDNVSDSVETRVLNAGWVQLYGGMDNTRVEDIRPGSVTLRWDRVVSRIVPVSVRVIGTPAAGYQLSGPIRVEPTGVRVNGGAARVSALDTLRLGPIDLSGWTATDSFPLGVDTTDLGVIVSPMTVRVVVPIEPLPDSITGAAGMRALPRDSGNP
- the tsaD gene encoding tRNA (adenosine(37)-N6)-threonylcarbamoyltransferase complex transferase subunit TsaD, which encodes MSVPLILGIETSCDETSAAVLRGERDVLGHVILSQDAHRVYGGVVPEIASRAHLQVIDDVVDNALREAGIALHDLDAIAATAGPGLIGALHVGLAWAKAAAFGLGVPLVPVHHMEAHLFATSLDDARAGPPFVALLVSGGHTMLLWVPAWGEYELLGETRDDAAGEAFDKVARILGLGYPGGPVIQRAAAAGDPAAYAFPRPMLTARQQPADADYYDVSFSGLKTSVLTRVRALEAEGRLETETANVAASFQAAVVDVLATKTMRAVQETGCTRVVLGGGVAASRALRDALAAALGADGELYAPSLRHATDNAAMIARAGLFHLERGVRAPLDVAARADLPFPGLRRRAEVPC
- the rsmB gene encoding 16S rRNA (cytosine(967)-C(5))-methyltransferase RsmB, encoding MPARVTPARRAAYETLRATREGQLADRAFSGVLEQVPARERPFAHELTYGTLRLRGRLDALLAPHVRRGLDRVQPELLDVLRLGAYQLLEMGSVPAYAAVSQAVEQAKRIGGRGAGSFVNGVLQSMRRAGPAEPWPSLEADPVAHLSASSSHPRWLVERWIAQFGVAGTAALVAANNRRPSLYVRPVGVPVEAASERLENAGIAHQRPALGGFGPGVVARDVLELLPPVSVTDALAVLPAIVQDPAASLVTRAIAAAPGALVADLCAAPGGKTLGIAGDVPDARVIAADATAERLVRLRENLARTGLTNVRVVAADARRPPLRRADVVLVDAPCTGTGTLRRHPDGRWRLTPADLDALTRLQREILDGAAAIVPPGGALLYATCSLEPEENEEQVDAFLQRHTGFVLEPIEDVHESVLDGRGRLVVRPWTLGVDGAFAARLRRM
- a CDS encoding TlpA disulfide reductase family protein, which codes for MTERTERWLIRGSVLVLFLTLLSLAWVNRATYAPLDTGAPAPDFSYPTLAGDTISLSGLRGQVVLLNIWATWCPPCVREMPSMQRLHELLGEEGLRIVAVSVDAPGALGDVRSFVHEYGLEFEILLNPGGGIQDTYAVTGLPTTFLIDRDGRIRRKVLGGTDWMAPDNVKSVHALLE
- a CDS encoding thiamine phosphate synthase is translated as MTPLPRLHVTTDDAVLADDAFVPRALAAVEAGADAIALHLRGRSTTAARVYEVAAALRPTCTRLGARLLVNDRVDVALACEADGVQLGVRSLPVANARTLMGPHRLVGFSAHAAHEAGGAVSAGADFVVLGSVWETASHPDAEPAGLDTLRATVDHAGAPVIAIGGVTPDRVADAAGAGAHGVAVLSGAWRRGDVGEAVATYLDAIRRAYAGGRGKEQA
- a CDS encoding PASTA domain-containing protein; this translates as MLGDSVRRRQRRPDRGEGRARRSSGRSRGSSRLWAWVVAALLLPFGVGYAVAALVLFPPTEEQVATATGVAVPELIGRTSGDAERELAELGLELTEATELPHPEAEPGEVIAQDPLPGQHLRPGAGVRVAVSSGPPRVRVPDVAGFPLERARELLQRLGLEVASVERQSETPTGRVIGIAPEPGTEQRLPATVTLVVSVGQPVVDDPTVPDSAAADPTAIDLLEPVDTTTVPAPPPQDPPEGDSRGAGDDPANAHFGDGVLPAYGDTSGAR